A single region of the Ascaphus truei isolate aAscTru1 chromosome 6, aAscTru1.hap1, whole genome shotgun sequence genome encodes:
- the LOC142496571 gene encoding serine protease inhibitor swm-1-like has protein sequence MLYRALITLSLALVLPTMLVTSTVALPTGAPAGFAGHGPAVHCGDNQQYYSPCKPCPKSCGDLKVACDHSCHPGCSCKPGYVLEHPTSNKCILLKDCKKCSNQEVYVACYNPCEENKCAIHEQPHCVHHCNPGCKCKPGYVRHHGKCIKRSDCPH, from the exons ATGCTGTACAGGGCCCTCATCACACTGTCACTGGCATTGG TGCTGCCTACGATGTTGGTGACATCAACAGTTGCGCTCCCAACAGGAGCGCCTGCAGGATTCGCAG GTCATGGACCTGCCGTTCACTGTGGGGACAACCAGCAATATTATAGCCCCTGCAAACCTTGTCCTAAAAGCTGTGGCGACCTAAAGGTTGCATGTGATCATTCCTGCCATCCTGGATGCTCTTGCAAACCTGGCTATGTTTTAGAGCATCCCACATCTAACAAATGTATACTGCTAAAGGATTGTAAAAAATGCAGCAACCAAGAGGTCTATGTAGCGTGCTACAATCCCTGTGAAGAAAACAAATGTGCAATACATGAGCAGCCACATTGCGTACATCACTGTAATCCAGGATGCAAGTGTAAGCCTGGATATGTTCGCCATCATGGCAAATGCATCAAACGCTCTGACTGCCCTCACTAA